The nucleotide sequence TTGGCAATTGAAACATAGACCTAAAAACATGCTTTATAGAAGTAAATTGAATCGAAGGTATTTTATTTAATTTAATATCTTTATGCTTATAATTCATTTCTATTGCTGATGGCTTTCCCATTATTTCTGGAGCTACAATAGTAATAGTATCTACATATTTAAACCACAAATTCATTTCTCGCACATAAGGTGCATAAGCAGCATATGTGCTTCCGTTAAACTTGTGTTTTACATGTGATATGATTAAGAAATTCATCGTTCTATTTTTGGTGCATTTAACAGTATAGACCACCAACCTATTGTTCTCCCTAAACTCTCTGTTAATGCTGCTAATTTAGACTTAGAGGTTATTACATTCGTATAACGAATTGCTGTTAATAAAAATGCTGTTGCATTCCATTTTAATCGTGCTTTTAAAGTTGGCTTAGGATATCTCATACGCCATATATACCATCCGTTTCTCAATACCATTTTTCCATATTTATATTGATTTGGCCTTCCTAACGTACTATGATGATGTGCTAATTGAGCGTTAGTATTAATATAAATAGCCCCTTTTTCTGCTACTCGTAATGAAAAATCTGCATCTTCATATAATCCATAACCCTCAAAATATGTTGAAAATGATAAAGTTTTAAATATCTCTTTTTTAAAAGATGACACACCTCCCATTAATTGTTCTACTTTATATATTTTGCCTGTGGGTGGTAAAAAACTTATAGATCTTCCATGAGAAAATGTTGGTAAAAACCCTGGCGCTTTATCTGGTAATAAGCCAAACTTTCGTCTTAACTGAAAACGTGATGGTTCACTACGCATCCAATTGTCATAATAAAAATGGGTTTTCTTCCTATCTATTGAAGCTATTTTCCATTCTACTTCATTTGTAATATATCCTCCAACAGCTAAAGCATCATTATGTGTATTATAGGTTTCTAACAATGTTTTAAAGTACATGGGAGTTAATACAACATCATCATCCAAAAAACAAATAATCTCTGAGAGTTCTGTTACTAAATTGATTCCATAATTTCTTTGTTTAGTTAATCCTCTATTAATTTCATTTACTTTAAAATACCTTAAGTTTTTAAATTGATTTTTTATCAACACTTGCTCAGTTTCATCATTTATTGAACCATCAATAATTAGGATCTCATTAGGATATAGTGTTTGTTTACATACCGATTGCAACAACTCCAACAATGATTTCGGTCGCATATAAGTACATATAATAAGTGCAAACGTTTTAGTCATTTTGTTTTAATATATCATGAACCTTAATAAAGTAAGCGTGTCTTACTAAATAATTTTCCCAAAGCTGTCTATTATTATTTTGAATTGTATTAAAGGTTTCTTCTGTATTTGAGTTATGAAATTCTAAAATTTGAGATTCTATAGACTTTTCTTTTGTTTCTTCTAAAATTACACAATGTTGAGACCATTTTATAATGTTGGACAATGGCAATTTGCAATCTGTATTTAATAAAATAGGAATACGACCTACTGCTAATGTTTCGTATAATCTAATTGAAAAGTTACCTACTCCTCTCATACAAAATGTATATGCATTGTTAAATACGTTGTCATAAAATTCTTTTGTTGTTTTATATTTATCAGTTTCTGTTAATATTCCGGCTCTATAATTCTCTCTTAAAATAAAATTAGTATTTAAGTTTTTATTTAAATTAAGTTTTTTTAAATAATATGCTCGTTTTATACTCGATGGATAAAATGATTGTGAATCAGCTACTAACTTATTAGTTTTTCTTTTTATTTGATATTTAAGATGGTTTAATAATTCTTTAAAATATTTAAGTATTCCAGATTGTGCGTGCCCTACAAATCCTATATCTGGCTTTTCTTCTTTTTGTTTTGTAGAAAACCTTTGTGATAATTGAGTTTTATACGGGTCATTTATAAATGATGGCATTATAAAAGTCGAATCGTTTAATTTACTTTTATAGCCTCCTAATCTAAATGTATAACTATTTTTAATGTAATTAGTAAACCCATAATCTCCTGCAGAATATATCCAGATGGGTTTATTGTATTTTTTTGCTAATTCTTGAAGTGTTAAAAAATCTGTTTTAAATTTCAAAAATGCTACATAATCTATAGGGAATACAATAAAATCACACTCAGAAACAACATTTACTATTTTATAATATTCAAATAATATTTCATTTTTCAAATAATATAAATCAAACAACAGCGGAAACACTTTTTTACGATGTTCTTCGGTTAAAAAACTAGTATTTGTATATAATTTAAGCATTTTGCTGTTGTTTTAAAATTGTACTCCAATACATACTTTTATTCCATCTTTTTTTAGCGTACTTGATATATTTGAATGGATTTTTAATAGATTGAGAACTATAATTTTTAATAAACAGTAGCAGCTTATACCCTTTTAATTGTTGTTCTGTAAAGTAAGTCATATTTAACAACATTATAGTTGGCGATGGTTTTGGTTGTATAGCATCGCTATCCCAAAGTTGTTTCACTTTTGTTCTATAACCTCCTATTGGAGCTTTTAAATGTGTAATTTTGATATCAGAAAAATAAACAACATCTTGACCTAAATAACGTAATTGCATACCAAATTCTGTGTCTTCTCCATAATTAAATTCATATCTAGTATTGAATGCAACTGATGTTAATAAGTTAGATTTTAAAATTGTATTTCCAGCTCCAAAAATTGTGGTTTGTGCACTTTTTAAATAAACTTGTCTTTCAGAAGGCTGTAAATAAACAGTAGTTGCAACATTTACACCATACTGTTCTATTCCTTTAAACAACTTTTCGATTAAATCTGCATCAAATCTATTATCATCATCTCCTAACAAAACCCATTCACTTTCTACTTTTGTTAGTGCTAAATTCCTTGCATTACAAACTCCAGCTTGATGTG is from Flavobacteriaceae bacterium and encodes:
- a CDS encoding glycosyltransferase, translating into MTKTFALIICTYMRPKSLLELLQSVCKQTLYPNEILIIDGSINDETEQVLIKNQFKNLRYFKVNEINRGLTKQRNYGINLVTELSEIICFLDDDVVLTPMYFKTLLETYNTHNDALAVGGYITNEVEWKIASIDRKKTHFYYDNWMRSEPSRFQLRRKFGLLPDKAPGFLPTFSHGRSISFLPPTGKIYKVEQLMGGVSSFKKEIFKTLSFSTYFEGYGLYEDADFSLRVAEKGAIYINTNAQLAHHHSTLGRPNQYKYGKMVLRNGWYIWRMRYPKPTLKARLKWNATAFLLTAIRYTNVITSKSKLAALTESLGRTIGWWSILLNAPKIER